One part of the Bacillus sp. FJAT-27916 genome encodes these proteins:
- a CDS encoding S1C family serine protease, which translates to MDFTNRNERDEWEETKRNDEETINETTEAEPTSRSIDPTYVSYQGYHELDSSQIGKGPYDHAAEELIEPVISNEQPDKQEPHESQSSKSRKRWLTPVITAILGGAIVLGSGSYFGFVDLTGFLPGSGDGTVESVETAVAQVDDKDGLQIDETAISTSDTIKMIEEVSPAVVGVVNIQKMSTENYYNYGLPTTEGENSDKEESGTGSGVIFKKEGDYAYIVTNNHVIEDADTIEVYLANETKVEAKLVGTDALTDLAVLQISSKNVTKVAEFGDSDKLSVGQEVLAIGNPLGLDFSGSVTQGIISGLQRTVTVSTSAGEWDMDVIQTDAAINPGNSGGALVNSSGQVIGINSMKISSEDVEGIGFAIPTQEVKTIVNDLLADGSVQRAYVGVGLQSIAEIPQYVLERQLNLPADVSEGLVVTQVEAGSPADKAGIATYDVIVSVDDTEVSTLSEFRKYLYSHTKSGDTVKIKLYRDGAEKTVSVTVTEQ; encoded by the coding sequence ATGGATTTCACTAACCGAAATGAACGTGATGAATGGGAAGAAACAAAGCGAAATGATGAAGAAACGATAAATGAAACAACAGAAGCTGAGCCAACGAGCCGTTCTATTGATCCGACCTATGTATCCTATCAGGGATATCATGAGCTTGATTCCAGCCAAATTGGCAAAGGGCCATACGATCATGCAGCTGAGGAATTAATTGAGCCTGTTATTAGCAACGAACAACCGGACAAACAAGAGCCTCATGAAAGCCAGTCATCGAAAAGCAGAAAAAGATGGCTTACACCTGTGATTACAGCCATTCTTGGAGGAGCGATTGTCCTTGGCTCTGGTTCTTATTTTGGATTTGTTGATTTAACCGGATTCCTGCCTGGCAGCGGAGATGGAACTGTAGAATCAGTTGAAACTGCCGTTGCCCAAGTTGATGATAAGGATGGGCTGCAAATTGATGAGACAGCCATTTCCACAAGTGACACAATTAAGATGATCGAAGAAGTATCCCCTGCTGTTGTGGGGGTCGTCAATATCCAGAAAATGAGCACAGAAAACTACTATAACTATGGATTACCGACCACTGAAGGGGAGAACTCAGACAAGGAAGAAAGCGGAACTGGTTCAGGTGTCATCTTTAAGAAGGAAGGCGATTATGCCTATATTGTTACGAATAATCACGTAATTGAAGATGCTGATACCATTGAAGTATATTTAGCTAATGAAACAAAAGTGGAAGCTAAGCTTGTTGGTACAGATGCGCTGACAGACCTTGCCGTCTTGCAAATCAGCAGTAAGAATGTCACGAAGGTAGCAGAATTCGGGGATTCCGATAAATTGAGTGTCGGACAGGAAGTGCTTGCTATCGGAAATCCGCTTGGCTTAGATTTCTCTGGTTCAGTGACACAAGGAATTATCAGTGGCCTGCAGCGTACAGTGACTGTTTCTACATCAGCTGGTGAATGGGATATGGATGTTATCCAGACGGATGCTGCCATCAACCCAGGGAACAGCGGAGGAGCACTTGTGAACTCAAGCGGTCAGGTCATTGGAATCAACAGTATGAAAATCTCCTCGGAAGATGTAGAAGGGATTGGATTTGCCATCCCAACTCAAGAGGTCAAAACAATTGTGAATGATCTGCTTGCTGACGGATCCGTCCAACGCGCTTATGTGGGCGTAGGCTTGCAGTCTATTGCAGAGATTCCGCAATACGTACTGGAGCGTCAGCTTAACCTTCCAGCTGACGTGTCAGAAGGGCTGGTGGTTACGCAAGTTGAAGCTGGGTCACCTGCTGATAAAGCTGGCATCGCAACATATGATGTGATCGTCTCAGTCGATGATACAGAGGTTTCGACTCTCAGTGAGTTCAGAAAATACCTATACAGCCATACAAAGAGCGGGGATACCGTAAAAATCAAACTATACCGTGATGGAGCGGAAAAAACCGTATCCGTAACGGTAACAGAGCAATAA